The nucleotide window ATTTTGATTTCGGTCAGTCACGCCACCTGTTGCTGTTGATTGCCCGTATCGCACTTGCTGTGCTGTTTATCATCTTTGGCTATCCGAAACTCATAGGGTTTAGCGGAACCGTACAATATATGACCTCACTGGGCGCACCGATGCCGATGCTGGCAGCGATTATTGCGGTGGTGATGGAGATCCCCGCTGCAATTCTGATCGTGCTCGGCTTTTTCACCCGCCCTGTCGCCGTGCTCTTTATTTTCTACACGCTGGGTACGGCAATTATTGGCCACCGTTACTGGGATATGACCGGTGATGCGGTTGTGCCAAACATGATTAACTTCTACAAGAATATCAGTATTGCTGGTGCATTTATTTTGCTGGCTATCGTGGGGCCGGGGGCAATATCCCTTGACCGGCGCTAAACCATAAAAAAAGGCCGCAAACGCGGCCTTTTTTAT belongs to Enterobacter cloacae and includes:
- a CDS encoding membrane protein — its product is MNTLRYFDFGQSRHLLLLIARIALAVLFIIFGYPKLIGFSGTVQYMTSLGAPMPMLAAIIAVVMEIPAAILIVLGFFTRPVAVLFIFYTLGTAIIGHRYWDMTGDAVVPNMINFYKNISIAGAFILLAIVGPGAISLDRR